The DNA segment CGTCTGGACTTCTTTATTTCTACTTCCTCTGTGTTTTCTCTTAATTCCACCTCTGTTAGCCTTTCCgtgatctatctctgtctatcaccTCTATCTCTCATTGTTTACACCATCTCCCACCTTCTATTTTTGTCTGcgtcttcgtctcccttctctcactgaCTGAGTCTTACCCTACTTCTAcctttgtttgtctttcctccctccgtctctgcctacgtctttgcctcctcctctttgtgtacatttccctcctttctgccATGCTCTACATACTCGcgtgctgttgttgtcgttgtttgttcTTGACTTCGTTTGTACTCCCTTTTACAAACAAGCCACTTTTACAGATTATTGTTAATTTAAGAAGCTGGTAAGGCTGTCGATGATAacacattttattatttatcataataaaaaaaaggaaatgagaatagctattattcatatcattgatGTTCGTATATTACTATTGCTGCTTTctcattctattattttttcgtaACTCCCGTTAACGTTAAGAACAAGCGAAAAGTTTCTCAAGGGAATCATAACAGAAAACACCAGTAACCTATTTTTGTTACCTCTGCGATCGCGACTATAAAATCAATCCGTTTCAACTTTCCCTCTCAAGCAaacataaagagataaaaaagacaggagAATCAAACACGTAAACTCCACAGACGTGAGTTAAACTGACATCTATAATGATTCGCATGAACTCTGGCCCAACAGaacgaaaatatgtaaacaaatagatCCCTAAACATTAATACTTTCCAAAATACGAaaggatactctctctctctctctctctctctctctctctctctctctctctctctctctctctctctctctctctctctctctctctctctctctctctctctctctctctctcttctctctctctctcttctctctctctgtgtgtgtgtgtgtgtgtgtctcttcctctctctcctctctctcttctctctctctctctctctctctctctctctctctctctctctctctctctctctctctctcttatctctctcttctctctctctctctctctatctctccctctctctctctttatcactctctctctcttcttcactctctctctctctgtgtgtgtgtgtgtgtgtgtgtgtgtgtgtgtgtgtgtgtgtgcgtgtgtgtgtatctctgtttctctttctctctctctctctctctctctctctctctctctctctgtctcctctctctctctctctctctctctctctctctctctctctctctctctctctctccttccctccctctctctctctctctctctctctctctctctctctctctctctcttctctctctctctctcctctctctctctctctctctctctctctctctctctctctctctctctctctctctctctctctctctctctcttctcctctctctctctccctctctctctctctctctctctctctctctccttccttctctctctctctctctctctctctctctctctcactctctccccctccctccctccctctccctccccctctccctctccctctcttcctccctctctctctctctcctcctctctctctcttctctctctctctctctctttctctctctctctctctctctctctctctctctctctcctctctctctctctctctctctctctctctctctctctctctctctctctctctctctctctgacacgcgcacacacacgagtGAGAATCCTGTCGCCACTTGTCCTCATACAGCGGAAACAAGAAGGTTTATAAGAAGTCCACACCTTAGCATTTGTACCTGTCACCTGGCAACAGACTCTGTGTATCTATAACTGGTCCTCTTATTCCGAACCTGTTCCAGtcacctgtcctctcccccctcccccctcctctccactaacTAAAGTATCTACCTGCCTTGGTCactgttttctttacttttttcttcttttcctttttccttaaaatatgtttgtttttgtatttggttTCTcacgaagggaaaagaaagttAAATATGTATGACTAAGTCGTATGTTTGTAGGCGTGATGTTACGTTCATTACGTCAACCAAGGCATAATATTAAGGCTATGGTTTAAGGTAATAATGGAATGCAGGTGATTTATAGACCTGGAAGCGAGTTGAAGATATCTTATAGTGCAGGTCCAAGATATCAGGCAATGGCTGAGATCACCGTCCAGTAAGGACACTGCTCCTACGaaagagagttggggggggggggggggtctcaatGTAATATTTTCTCCTAGATTATCACAATGGGAATAAATCTTTTAAATGCAATAAGAAATACTTCCAAAGCGTAGCGGcgcaaaaaaggaataagagttCACATTAAAGATAGGGTTACATAAACAAAGTAACTTTAGATCCTAATGAAGCGATCTTGGGAGAACAGATGCCTCCATAAATAATTTTGTTTGTTAAGTAATTTACTTGGCGTCTCTATCTATAGAGCTATATATCGGCTCAATGTTACATATTTCACTTTGAATCTATCGTCTCAATTTTACAACCACTCtctaactatctgtttatctctagttatctatatatttatctacctacctatccacctttCAATCAACTTACCAGTCTGGCTttgtatcattctatctatatattcgtctttgtttttattacctGTCTAAatacctgtctatatatgtatccttCGCAAttatctttcattgttttttcacGTTCTCTCCATCTTTAAttgctcatttctctcttctcttccctattcaCCAGCTGCGTTTTGTGGCGTGCTTACCACCTGCATAGATGCATTACCGTGCAATTTTTTAAATAGTTTTTCGATGATTGCAATTTCTCTTCTAGTGGTGCAGATGATatcatacgaagagagagagggagagggagggagagggagggagagacagggagagagagagagagagagagagagagagagagagagagagagagagagagagagagagagagagagagagagagagagagagagagagagagaaacaaataaaagacagacagacagacagaaagacaaacaaaaacagacacacagacagagtatcagaaaaagagagacagatagatagagagagagagagagagagagagacagacagacagacagacagacagacagacaaacaaaaacagacacacagacagagtgtcagaaaaagagagacagatagatagatagatagagagagagagagagagagggaaagagaaacagagagagagagagagagagcgaacaaagaagagagagaaaagagctaaAAAAGAGGACAGAAAAGTACGAGAACTGGAgcataaagggagggggaaaaaatctcCCACCCAATACCATAATCCCGCTCGGATAACCCTTGACATCTGTCGAGCGAACATAAGCTCCCGtttttgcctttctgtctctcttttttttcaaacagagaaacatacagacaattGCACCCTAAGCTATAACGATCCTTTTATAGCTTGTTGACTGTCCTCACACCCTGGCATTTCGTCCGTAAAACCCCATCATTTCTCCGCCTTGCCATATGACAACTTCTGGtcactttttttcttgctttttctgcttttttcatcGCCTTATTAACACCAGTTTAACTATGCGTTGTAGCTTTTGCATATAGAGGCagaagtgtgtgagtgaatatatatacatacacacacacacacacacacacacacacacacacacacacacacacacacacacacacacacacacacacacacacacacacatatatatatatatatatatatatatatatatagagagagagagagagagagagagagtagagagagagagagagagagaagagaagagagatacgggggccatatatatatatatatatatatatatatatatatatatatatatatatatatatatatatatatatataaatatatatataaatatatagatatatatatatatatatacatacatatatatatatatatatatatatatatatatatatatatatatatatatatatatatatatatatgtataaaaatgcacatgcatatatatacatacatgtacacatacacacacacacacacacacacacacacacacacacacacacacacacaactattacacacacacacacacacacacacacacacagacacacacatatatatatatatatatatgtgcattatatagaATAATCACATTtacaataaataattaaataatattaattaataataataattaataataataatgaatacacacacacatcatacatatatatatatacagaaagagtatatatatatatatatatatatatatatatatatatatatatatatatatatatatatatatatatatattcatatatatatatatatatatacatatatattcatatatatatatatatatatatatatatatatatatatatatatatatatatatatatatatgtatatagatatgcatatatatactatatatatgtaaacagatatatatatatatatatatatatatatatatatatatatatatatatatatatgtatgtatatatatacctatatacatatatatatatatatatatatatatatatatatatatatatatatatatatatatatatatatgtatgtatgtatgcatgggtgtgtatgtgtgtatgtgtgtgtgtgtgtgtctgtgtctgagtatgtgtgtgtgtacatatgacaCATTACTacaatatattattatacatatcacacacacacacacacacatatatatatatatatatatatatatatatatatatatatatatatatatatattatattaaatatacgtatataatatatgtaatgattattattaatatcaatcattacatattattattattatcattatcaataatatcatcatttgcacacacataaacaaatatatatatgtatatatacatatatatacatatatatacatatatatatatatattatatatatatatacatatatatgcatatatatacatatatatatatatatatatatatatatatatatatatatatatatatatatacatatatacatatatatatatatatatatatatatatatatatatatatatatatatacatatatatatatatatatatatatatatatatatatgtatatatatgtatatatatacatatatatatatatatatatatatatatatatatatatatatatatatgtatatatatatatatatatatatattcatgtgtatatatatatattgcatgtgtatattgtgtaaaagtgtgtgtttgtgtgtgtgtgtgtgtgtgtgtgtgtgtgtgtgtgtgtgtgtgtgtgtgtgtgtgtgtgtgtgtgtgtgtgtgtgtgtgtgtgtgtatgtgtgtgtgtgtgtgtgtgtgtgtgtgtgtgtgtgtgtgtgtgtgtgtgtgtgtgtgtgtgtgtgtgtgtgtgtgtgtgtacgcgatgCAAGTGCGAGCGCGTGCgcaaggtgtatgtgtgtgtgtatgtaatgtatatatgtgtgcgtgtgtgtgtgtatgcatatatgtatatacatatatatatatatatatatatatatatatatatatatatatatatatatgtatatatatttatatagatagatagatagatagatatatatataatatatatatatatatatatatatatatatatatatatatattccagataAATCTGATCCgagaaaaagaaccaaaggaaGCCTCCAGTCCCTCCCTGTGACGTCATGCATAGAAATGCCGCAGACAGTCTATCGTTATCGGTTGATGGAGCGTGTCAGGCGGTctgtgtccccctccccctccctgcccaagccatcctccctcatcccctctctcccctctcagctTTTCCCTTGTCATCCAGATTTCTCCACGAGccctggaggggagagagagggagagggagatgggtgggggagaagggagaaggagcgagggggagagacaataacaattataggggcagaggtggacagacagacagtgtaaGATGGACAGATTAATTGAATGATTgattgacagagacagagcgaaggaaagagagagagatgggaggagagacagagagatggaaggaaagagggagaaatggaaggagagagagagagagatggaaggaatgagagaaagagggctgcaaggaataagagagagagagagagagagagagagagagacgcagagaatcacaaaagaaatgaagcgaacaaaggagagagggaggaagagaagaagggaggaaaagagaaagagcgagagagcgggagaaggaggaagggggagaaaaagagtgtgtcaatatatatgtatacatatatgcgcccatatatgtaagtgtgtgtgtgtttttatatacctatatacataccaGATTCATTCGTATGGCATGAAATATTATTGTGAATGTGAATATAATTAAGCGTTATGTAGCCAATCTATAATGATATATCTCACATTTCCTTTAGGAGAAATGTATAGCTTCACAATTAATCAGCGTCTTATTTTAATGGTAAAAGAAAACATAGTTAAGCCACGACCATAAACCATAATTTCGGTGGTTCCATAATAGAGCTAATAACGGCCTTCCAAACACCATTAGAAATTGTTCCTTATGACGAGATATTTGGAAGAACATTATTTTTTCACTAATTACTTGTTCGACAAATTACATTAGTGATGTTATACTTATGAAGTCCATCGGTATACCcaatttattttctaatttcgTATTCTTaagtagtatatatttatactttatattagTATCTATCACTAAGTCATCAGTGTACTTAATACCATTAGAATATTtcacagtctctctttctctatttcccctatCCTTATCTTTCATTTCTGTATCTTGCATTCCTTTCATCGGCATACTCAGTTTCACCTGCATTTCGTGTCCCAATTACGCATCTCTTTGTCTCAAGACGCAGAGATTCAAGTACCAACAAGGACGTCTTGAAGTCATCTCAGCCGACACCAACGAAGAGGACCTCCTGCTTGACGCGAGGCCACTCGCTCCTTCAGACGGCGATATCGAAGAAAATGGAGCCTCCTGACGCATAATTGGTCCGCTGATGCTTATAATTACATTTTCCATATTACTTCTGACCATTATCTCCAGGTGCAGACATTACGCCCTCTGAAGATGCGGAAATCATAGTCGCCGCCTGTTGTGAGAATTCCATTAATACTTAAGCAGATTAGTCCAAACGACCAGACTCCATTAGGAAAGTGAGTtcggaatgagaaagaaaatggaggaatattctccttctcgctccctcgttCTGCCTCTCACCCTCGGGCCGGCGGCAAGATAATGCTCTCGCGGGCACGCCATAAGATTCATTCCCCCATACGACTACCGTAAGGAGATGGGGCTTACGTCTACGAATCCTGTGGGGTCCTGGAGGAACGATTTCACGGCGCGAAATTAAGTGAAGTGATGAGTATTATCACCCCCCGATGAGGCCACCGTGGACTAGCCCGTGCGTGGGAGGTCccctgggtgggggtggaggaggaggggggtggggcattAGAAGGGAGGAACCAtgggggaaatagagaagggtaccatagggtagggggcagggagtAGGGATTGGGGCAAGGGAGGAGAGTTCCTAAGGGGCGAGGAGGATTTGGCAATAGTAGGGAGGTACCATGgaataggggtagggaggggggagtcaCTAGGCAAGAGGTACCATGAGGTAGAAGATGGGAATAGGGGCGGGTGAGTGGAGGTTccataggggaggggaaggggacgagtgaggagggggggggggcaaaagaggGGGTGCTGGATTGGTGAAGAGAAAATGACTCCTCAAAAATTGCTCTAACCGTCTTGGGTCTGCGTTGTGTCTATTAATTACTTAGCAGTGACTTGTAATTTCAACGCGTTCTACTGATTAACGAAGGGAAGTGAGAATTCGTACATATTGTTTGTTTGATTACTCGGAAAATGATTCATTCATTCTGTCGTAAGATTCCTGCCGTAAACAAAAGCGCGAAAAAAagttgttttgtcttttataaGATGAGAGTCATCTGAAAACTTGGGAAATATATcgaaaaaacaaggagaaagcgtgaaagagagagagagagagagagagagagagagagagagagagagagagagagagagagagagagagagagagagagagagagagagagagagagagacagagaaagagagagagagagaaggggaagaaagagagagagagatagaggggggaggagggagggagagagagagagagagagagaaagagagagaaagagagagagagagagagagagagagagagagagagagagagagagagagagagggagagagatagagagagagagagagatatggagaatagaggaaaagaacagagagagagagagagagagagagagagagagagagagagagagagagagagagagagagagagagagagagagagagagagagagagagagaaagcgaagaccaGAGATGAACGGatacagacacgcagacaaacatacaggcagacaATTAAACAAACGAAGGAAATAAGAAACGCAGAGAGCTaggaagagcgaaggagaacaaaaagaaaatccaaTTACAGGCCAGACGCTGGGACGCGAAACCAGCTCCGCAATATGAAACACATACTGTTATTTCGCGGTCCTGATCTCCCGAGAGTTCTCAGCATTACCATAGTGTGACACGCAAAGGGAGAAGAACCGACAGCCGACGAGCATGACCTGCCGGATTTACTACTGTTACGTAAGCATTCTTTTGCACTCATCTCTTGTGACTGATGCCGATACGACGCCGTAGTGTCTCTAACAGAAGCAGTGTTACATAAaccaaaggaaagaaatgaaaataatgaggataataataaatcaataatcgaTTAGTATTTCCCATTTTTAAGTATTTATGTTACGTttccattttgtgtgtgtgtgtatcactattATCTTCTTGAAACGAATGCAATTAAGGAAGAAAATCTCATCATGTATAGCCATTACAAGACAGTAAATAACGGGACGAAACACAAGTACAGCATCCCCATCTTCAGCTTAGGCACTATCAGGTCGCTTAATGAGAGGTAATGATACAGATCTTATTGTGCAATCACcggttaaaggagagagagggcgagagggaggggaggagggaagcagtgagaggaggaggacgagagggagatggagagagagagatggaagcaggggtgagagaggtggaaagagagggagaggaagagagaaagagagagggggggggggggaggcataggaaggaaaaagggaggaatagggagagggaaagagagaaggagagagggaggtacagaagaagagagagctagagctagagagaaagaggggagatgggagggagagaaggaatgatgaagaaagagagagaaagagagggagatacagaagagagagctagagctgtagagaaaaagggaggatgggagggagagaaggaacgatgaagaaagagagagagaaagagatagatagatagatagagatagatagatagatagatagatagagatagagagagagagagatagagagagagagagagacagacagacaggcagacagagacagagcaagagccaaagagagagagaaaaaaaaggaaagatagaaatataaaaaggaaaagaagaagaaaacaggacgAGGAGGCAACCCCGATCATTAGAGAAATTGAACCCAAAAGAGCGGATGCGTTTTTAACAAGCACAGCGACTTGGCAAGAACAACAACCTGCAGTTTCATCCTTGCGTTAAGGATTGTGGacgctcaagaaaaaaaaaaaaacgagtcacttttaattacacttttttttccttcttctttttctgcctcaAATCCCAGGGTCACAAAGGGAAAATGCCCGTTCGCAGGTATGTAGTTCTTAAAGATTTGTGCTTTCCTTTCTTGAATGCTCTGGCTCGAGGAACTGGATGTAATTTCTTATGATTGTATACTtggatgattgtgtgtatgtgcagccTATATTTAATGAAAATACATGCACATGTAAACCTGCAATTAGACAAGCACACATAGGTGCagactcttttattttttcttacatacCGATACATGTGCACATGCTCACAATGCAAATAcgttctctatctgtttctcactttctctctctctctctctctctctctctctctctctctctctctctctctctctatctatctatctatctatctatctatctatctatctatctatctatctatctccttcctctatccccctctctctctctcacacacacacacacacacacacacacacacacacacacacacacacacacacacacacacacacacacacacacacacatacacacacacacacacacacatgtacacacgcagcACAGTACAATCCCgaacatatgcacgtacacacatacacacacacacacacacacacacacacacacacacacacacacacacacacacacacgcacgcacacacacacacatacacacacgcagcacaGTACAATCCcgaacacatacacgtacacacatacacacacacacacacacacacacatacacagagtgtATATAGACTcgtttcttcatattttccttctaGAAACGCCCTCTCATCTCATATTCCATAACAACCGAGCTCAGACAAGCCCCACTTCAAGACACGCAGTTCATTCACCGAAAATCGAAAAAATATACATCCCAACGAACCGACGAATATCGTAAACGTAGAAATCTCATTAACagccattgcaaaaaaaaaaaaaagaaagagagagagagagagagagagagagagagagagagagagagagagagagagagagagagagagagagagagagattgttgacGAATTCTACCTGAGGAAAATATGAccatcttttttcttcgttatcgCTGTTGTGTCTCCTACCttatcttttcccattttcctatattttttcgcAGCATCTTGTCTCCATTTCTTGCACTTTATCTCACACCCCTTGAGCCAGCGAGTCCACTGGTCCGGATAATGCGCGTGACTACGGCTTGGGATTcataatgatcatttttttttcttttacatgtggacaaaaagaaaacaaaaagtgttGAGTAATACAAAGATAAATGCTGTGTTTACATGCTAGTGTTTAAGTGTAGCATCATGGGATTAAGAGAGGcaagcagggagaaggagagatacatgttcgaagagggatgggaaaatgaggatgaaaatgaggatatgtGTGACTGTGAGGctgaggatgaaaatgaggatatgaGTGACTGTGAGGctgaggatgaaaatgaggatatggGTGACTgtaaggatgataaggatgactGTGAGGCTGAGGAAGGAAATGACTATATGGGTGactgtgaggatgaggatgaaaatgaggatatggGTGACTGTAAGGATGATAAGGGTGActgtgaggatgagaatgaggttGAAAATGAGGatatgggtgagggtgaggatgaaaaTGACTATATGGGTGACTGTAAAGATGAGGTTGAAAATGAGGATATGGGTGACCGTAAGGATTATAAGAGTGACTGTgaggatgacaatgaaaatgaggatgaggttGAAAATGAGGATATGGGTGactgtgaggatgaggatgaaatgaGGATTTGGATAACTGTGAGGATGAAAGTGAGGATGTGAGTAactgtgatgatgaggatgaaagtgGGGATATGTGTGACTGTGAGGgtgaggataagaatgaggatatGGGTGactgtgaggatgatgatggaaatgaggaTATGGGTGAGGGTCAGGATGGGGGTAAGGTTCAAAacgaaggtgggagggaaaatgATAATGTGGGAcaaaataaggatgaggatgaagaagatgaaaacgAGGGTGGGgatgagaatggggaggagaataatgatgataatgaagatggtgatggtgatgatgaagatgatgataatgatggtgaagatgatgatggtgatgatgatgttgatgatgatgaggaggaggaagatgatgatgatgataatgatggtgatgatgaggaggaggaggtggagcaggagaagaatgatggtaagaaaacaaaataaagaaaagaagaaagaaaaaacaaaaaggaggaggaagaggaggtgaaggaggaagaagaggaggaaaagaatgatagtaagaaaaaaaagagagacgaaagaaagaatgatggtgatgatgaggaaaaagaatgggaggtggaggtggagcatgaggaggaggaggtggaggtggacgaggaggaggaggtggaggaggacggaggaggaggaggaggaggagaaagagaaggacgaataggaggagcagaaggaaataggggcagaagaaggaggaggagaaggaagaaggagaaagaggagaacgaggaaggggaggagcagcatcagaagaaaagaaaataagtgaaaaggGTAACATGAGGTCAAAGAGAAGGCAGACGCACAGGAGGAGAAGTAGCCCCCGAGTAGTCTTAGCAGTAGCTGCGACAGTAGTAAAGAATAGCAAAAGAATGATAATCTTGTTTAAGCCGATGAAGAAGAGGACTCaagggatggaagaaaaaaaagcgaaagggaagaagaagaatagaaagaaaaaaaaagagagaaagaaaaacattgagATATAAATGTAAAAGTAAACTGCTTTTAGAGCTGAACCAAAAGAACAAGACGTAATTAAACGCAAACGAATCTTCTTCAATCTTAA comes from the Penaeus vannamei isolate JL-2024 chromosome 8, ASM4276789v1, whole genome shotgun sequence genome and includes:
- the LOC138862356 gene encoding prothymosin alpha-A-like; its protein translation is MGLREASREKERYMFEEGWENEDENEDMCDCEAEDENEDMSDCEAEDENEDMGDCKDDKDDCEAEEGNDYMGDCEDEDENEDMGDCKDDKGDCEDENEVENEDMGEGEDENDYMGDCKDEVENEDMGDRKDYKSDCEDDNENEDEVENEDMGDCEDEDEMRIWITVRMKVRM